One genomic segment of Alicycliphilus denitrificans K601 includes these proteins:
- a CDS encoding CFI-box-CTERM domain-containing protein, with product MSTRRYARRDEVSPTELAEMGFCEKRVQLAHLYGDQATPEQRQAMARGQVAHQRYLEEGLVATADRRCFVATFVFGPDARETQVLRAYRDAVLLRRRWGRILVVAYYWVAPVGCRIMARSPVIVAGVRRMLCIVVARCERSLSDRRSS from the coding sequence ATGTCAACACGAAGATACGCGCGGCGTGATGAGGTGAGCCCCACGGAGCTTGCGGAAATGGGCTTCTGCGAGAAGAGGGTGCAGCTTGCACATCTATATGGTGACCAGGCGACGCCCGAGCAGCGACAAGCCATGGCCCGAGGGCAGGTGGCCCACCAGCGGTACTTGGAGGAGGGCCTGGTAGCGACGGCGGATCGCCGGTGCTTTGTCGCCACCTTCGTGTTCGGCCCGGATGCACGGGAGACGCAGGTGCTTCGCGCATATCGCGATGCGGTTCTCTTGCGACGGCGCTGGGGGAGGATTCTAGTTGTCGCGTACTACTGGGTGGCCCCAGTGGGTTGCCGAATCATGGCGCGATCACCTGTGATCGTGGCTGGGGTGCGCCGCATGCTGTGCATCGTGGTTGCACGGTGTGAAAGGTCGCTGAGCGACAGGAGGTCGTCATGA
- a CDS encoding PD-(D/E)XK nuclease family protein: MTLYAVYVLAGLVFALWLARQWTRRHASCERASRPRELANAELVYMEKLFRIRAPIRLVAKADRVYRLPGGSLVLVELKTRSTNRAYPSDIIQLSAQKVAIEHQTGEVVEPFAFVTALHPTSPRRWRFHRVRLLDEGQVIALAQRRSDILARQADPTYASSARACAGCAFRTRCDRFESQA; encoded by the coding sequence ATGACTTTGTATGCCGTGTATGTCCTTGCCGGTCTGGTATTCGCGCTGTGGCTGGCGCGGCAATGGACGCGCCGCCACGCATCTTGCGAGCGAGCCTCACGGCCGCGAGAGCTGGCCAATGCCGAGCTGGTCTATATGGAGAAGCTTTTTCGCATCCGGGCTCCGATCCGACTCGTCGCGAAGGCCGATCGCGTCTACCGGCTGCCGGGCGGATCGTTGGTACTCGTGGAATTGAAGACACGGTCAACCAATCGGGCCTATCCCAGTGACATCATTCAGCTTTCGGCGCAGAAAGTCGCTATTGAGCATCAGACAGGCGAGGTGGTTGAGCCATTCGCTTTTGTCACTGCTCTGCACCCCACCTCGCCTCGACGCTGGCGGTTCCATCGGGTGCGTTTGCTGGATGAGGGGCAAGTGATTGCCCTGGCGCAGCGCCGTAGCGACATCTTGGCTCGGCAAGCTGATCCCACCTATGCCTCCTCGGCTCGAGCATGTGCGGGCTGTGCATTTCGGACCAGATGTGACCGTTTTGAATCGCAAGCCTGA
- a CDS encoding PRTRC system protein D, producing MELIVRAVDVGSGNTKFVTGVAEAGIRCASFPSIAYPSSGETPQWPTSERRKTVCIPVGPLFYEVGPDVGLAADTFRAKQLHDEYTESPEYMALLRGALSMMKLSHIDLLIVGLPVALFTLKKAALEKAMVGSHQVGGGKTVTVAKAMAVAQPQGALVHYAAEHQKIETIGTEQSLVIDPGSRTFDWLVTRGMRLVQKQSHSINRGMSDVLRLLAAEISKDIGTPYRDFDAIDLALRTGKAPVIFQKPYDMKKHLPLAESVAQQAVSTMRQWIETPESLQNIILVGGGAFLFKKAVKAAFPKHRIHEVKEPMFANVRGFQIAGQNYAASTMASGRDRAAGEAV from the coding sequence ATGGAATTGATCGTCAGGGCGGTGGATGTCGGATCGGGCAACACCAAGTTCGTCACCGGCGTCGCGGAGGCCGGAATCCGTTGCGCCAGCTTCCCCTCCATCGCTTATCCATCCAGCGGCGAGACGCCGCAGTGGCCGACCAGCGAACGGCGCAAGACCGTCTGCATCCCAGTCGGACCGCTGTTCTACGAGGTCGGGCCCGACGTCGGCCTGGCCGCGGACACCTTCCGCGCCAAGCAGTTGCACGACGAGTACACCGAGTCGCCCGAGTACATGGCGCTGCTGCGCGGCGCGCTCAGCATGATGAAGCTGTCCCACATCGACCTGCTGATCGTCGGGCTGCCGGTGGCGCTGTTCACCCTGAAGAAGGCCGCGCTCGAGAAGGCCATGGTCGGCAGCCACCAGGTCGGTGGCGGCAAAACTGTGACGGTAGCCAAGGCGATGGCGGTCGCCCAACCGCAGGGCGCGCTGGTCCACTACGCGGCCGAACACCAGAAGATCGAGACCATCGGCACCGAGCAGAGCCTGGTCATCGACCCCGGCTCGCGCACCTTCGACTGGCTGGTCACCCGCGGCATGCGCCTGGTGCAGAAGCAATCGCACTCGATCAACCGCGGCATGTCCGACGTGCTGCGCCTGCTGGCGGCCGAGATCTCCAAGGACATCGGCACCCCGTACCGTGACTTCGACGCCATCGACCTCGCGCTGCGCACCGGCAAGGCGCCGGTGATCTTCCAGAAGCCCTACGACATGAAAAAGCACTTGCCGTTGGCCGAGAGCGTGGCCCAGCAGGCGGTGTCCACGATGCGCCAGTGGATCGAAACCCCAGAGAGCCTGCAGAACATCATCCTGGTGGGCGGTGGCGCCTTCCTGTTCAAGAAGGCTGTGAAGGCGGCGTTTCCGAAGCACCGGATCCACGAGGTCAAGGAACCCATGTTCGCCAACGTGCGAGGTTTCCAGATCGCGGGCCAGAACTATGCCGCCAGCACCATGGCCTCAGGCCGGGATCGTGCGGCAGGGGAGGCTGTATGA